One genomic window of Silurus meridionalis isolate SWU-2019-XX chromosome 22, ASM1480568v1, whole genome shotgun sequence includes the following:
- the LOC124376044 gene encoding hemicentin-1-like isoform X2, whose translation MLDHKSRKDLLWIVLTLSCFFRQLPGDCVNNPLQLDPPSIVVRFGDPASVNCNTNVTHHGMGWESSLDGVDMMDDLQSITWNVENISHWDLKPICYITVDVQCQKELIITIYKPPDQVSISFGEHTGPMIEGNQYELQCEVQNVAPVRLLNVNWYKGQQLVKTDSFTNETKTPVNEIRTLQVSPQRGDDGVQYRCEAVLELGPEGPQPPPINKSDPLTITVHFGPEFSNCKDDEQLMEGESLVGYCTATGNPLPVYYWEKDKNIVDRNTPLNRTSNGKYNIIINGTIVRSVNVVVKYGPEISCEPIYTVEEDHDFRPNCTVVGFPKPELTWYKDNMDILQIPHKMSKEDSGQYFLQASNGNATVNHTLEVEVLYPPTDIVELESAQVSRGEDVYLKCSSKGNPPISYIWTYHQTSNVQVVHQDGVSLLHIKHVRVENIGTYKCTAYNYLREKSHTVRVDIQGAKAKCPIWISPQESVFPYTSANVTFTCHSSVPNASLSWEYLNQTYHGSTLDINPTSVVNLPAWNVKASCYGHFVRFDNCTKNISVRMYKLPDKMSISPVNHTGPMIEGHNFTLRCDILNVAPIQSLIVNWYEGKVLVESKRFPTTRNPDNKTLTLNISPRRNSASYTCEAKLDFGSNLTKFDKVYYNAEVYAIPVITTKFPARVPLFRGYPEKLVCEASGFPEPTITWSFNNKTNYGNQTVIDSPGEYTCTASNSVGTVKKKVIVDMKEDYLPLIAGFVALVVVIILVTFVIIYSIYYKNNKMGVYIVKGAKPNDQNGNIAQNGTDNTIPMKKIIV comes from the exons ATGTTGGACCACAAGAGCAGGAAAGACTTACTTTGGATTGTACTCACTTTATCGTGTTTTTTCCGACAATTACCTG GTGATTGTGTTAACAATCCTTTACAACTTGACCCACCAAGTATTGTGGTGCGATTTGGGGACCCCGCATCAGTCAACTGTAACACGAATGTCACACATCATGGCATGGGCTGGGAGTCATCTCTGGACGGAGTGGATATGATGGACGATTTACAATCAATTACCTGGAATGTCGAAAACATTTCCCACTGGGACTTAAAGCCAATATGCTACATCACTGTGGATGTTCAATGTCAGAAAGAATTAATTATTACTATATACA AGCCTCCAGACCAGGTGTCCATCAGCTTTGGGGAACACACAGGGCCAATGATTGAAGGCAATCAGTACGAGCTCCAGTGTGAAGTTCAAAATGTTGCTCCTGTTCGCCTTCTCAATGTAAACTGGTACAAAGGACAACAGCTAGTGAAAACGGACAGCTTTACTAATGAGACCAAAACTCCAGTTAATGAAATAAGGACACTTCAGGTCTCCCCACAAAGAGGTGATGATGGAGTTCAGTATAGATGTGAGGCAGTGCTGGAACTGGGACCAGAAGGACCTCAACCACCACCCATAAATAAATCAGATCCTCTCACCATTACAGTACATT TTGGACCTGAGTTTTCAAACTGTAAAGATGATGAGCAACTGATGGAGGGGGAAAGTCTGGTGGGCTACTGTACTGCAACAGGAAATCCATTGCCTGTTTATTACTGGGAGAAAGATAAGAACATTGTTGACCGCAACACTCCACTTAATAGGACCTCAAATGGAAAATACAACATCATTATCAATGGCACAATTGTTAGGTCCGTGAACGTCGTTGTGAAGT atggACCAGAAATTTCATGTGAACCAATTTATACAGTCGAAGAGGACCATGATTTCAGGCCCAATTGCACAGTTGTAGGATTTCCAAAACCTGAACTGACATGGTATAAGGATAATATGGATATATTACAAATACCTCATAAAATGAGCAAGGAAGATTCAGGGCAATACTTTCTACAAGCAAGCAATGGCAACGCTACTGTTAATCATACACTAGAAGTAGAAGTTTTGT ATCCACCAACTGACATTGTAGAGCTGGAGAGTGCACAGGTATCTCGTGGCGAAGACGTGTATCTCAAATGCTCTTCTAAAGGCAATCCTCCGATCAGCTACATCTGGACCTATCATCAGACATCTAATGTGCAAGTCGTACACCAAGATGGCGTGTCCCTGCTACATATAAAACATGTTCGTGTAGAAAACATTGGAACATACAAGTGCACTGCCTACAACTATCTTAGAGAAAAAAGCCATACGGTCAGAGTTGATATTCAAG GTGCAAAAGCCAAATGTCCAATTTGGATCTCTCCGCAAGAGAGCGTGTTTCCCTACACATCTGCTAACGTGACGTTTACATGTCATTCATCTGTGCCTAATGCAAGTTTGAGTTGGGAATATTTAAACCAAACGTATCACGGGAGCACCTTGGACATTAACCCTACCTCGGTTGTTAATCTCCCGGCTTGGAATGTAAAGGCATCATGTTACGGACATTTCGTGAGATTTGACAATTGTACTAAAAATATCAGTGTTCGCATGTACA AGCTTCCAGACAAGATGTCCATCAGCCCTGTGAATCACACAGGGCCGATGATCGAAGGCCATAACTTTACACTCCGTTGTGACATTCTAAATGTTGCACCCATTCAGTCGCTCATTGTGAACTGGTACGAAGGAAAAGTCCTAGTGGAAAGTAAACGATTTCCCACAACACGGAATCCGGATAATAAAACCTTGACCCTCAATATTTCTCCAAGGAGAAACAGTGCTTCGTATACATGTGAAGCGAAGTTGGATTTTGGATCAAATTTGACCAAATTTGACAAGGTTTATTACAACGCAGAGGTTTATG CCATACCGGTTATAACGACAAAATTTCCAGCTCGGGTCCCGCTGTTTCGAGGCTATCCGGAGAAGCTCGTTTGTGAGGCCAGTGGTTTTCCAGAGCCCACTATCACATGGAGCTTCAACAATAAAACCAATTATGGAAACCAAACAGTTATAGACAGTCCCGGGGAATATACCTGCACTGCAAGCAATTCTGTTGGGACAGTCAAGAAAAAGGTCATTGTAGATATGAAAG AGGATTACCTGCCCCTCATCGCAGGTTTTGTTGCGCTCGTGGTGGTGATCATCTTAGTCACCTTCGTCATCATCTATTCCATCTActacaaaaacaacaagatGGGCGTCTACATCGTGAAGGGCGCCAAGCCCAATGATCAGAACGGCAACATAGCACAGAACGGCACAGACAACACGATTCCTATGAAGAAGATCATTGTGTAG
- the LOC124376044 gene encoding hemicentin-1-like isoform X1, which produces MLDHKSRKDLLWIVLTLSCFFRQLPGDCVNNPLQLDPPSIVVRFGDPASVNCNTNVTHHGMGWESSLDGVDMMDDLQSITWNVENISHWDLKPICYITVDVQCQKELIITIYKPPDQVSISFGEHTGPMIEGNQYELQCEVQNVAPVRLLNVNWYKGQQLVKTDSFTNETKTPVNEIRTLQVSPQRGDDGVQYRCEAVLELGPEGPQPPPINKSDPLTITVHFGPEFSNCKDDEQLMEGESLVGYCTATGNPLPVYYWEKDKNIVDRNTPLNRTSNGKYNIIINGTIVRSVNVVVKYGPEISCEPIYTVEEDHDFRPNCTVVGFPKPELTWYKDNMDILQIPHKMSKEDSGQYFLQASNGNATVNHTLEVEVLYPPTDIVELESAQVSRGEDVYLKCSSKGNPPISYIWTYHQTSNVQVVHQDGVSLLHIKHVRVENIGTYKCTAYNYLREKSHTVRVDIQGAKAKCPIWISPQESVFPYTSANVTFTCHSSVPNASLSWEYLNQTYHGSTLDINPTSVVNLPAWNVKASCYGHFVRFDNCTKNISVRMYKLPDKMSISPVNHTGPMIEGHNFTLRCDILNVAPIQSLIVNWYEGKVLVESKRFPTTRNPDNKTLTLNISPRRNSASYTCEAKLDFGSNLTKFDKVYYNAEVYAIPVITTKFPARVPLFRGYPEKLVCEASGFPEPTITWSFNNKTNYGNQTVIDSPGEYTCTASNSVGTVKKKVIVDMKEVSCDLVLMPAELLVEYGDSASANCLTATPSVHTGMGWEASQGAVDMIEDVQLVTWKLDSLVHWDIQPICFLKTSAWQCQTKLPVTVYKLPDRVSVSTAGHRGPMIEGKPYELQCDVYNIAPVHLLTVNWYKGQHLVAKTWFSDSTKTPVNQSTRFQLSLSRADDGIRYRCEAELKLGWVKTSSKMASQVLGLTVHYSPQVTSVVEIFNETSEDGMLNCTVEANPPPSYTWSSSLQKEFNVGHPVLPLSSVGSGNYTCTASNEIGSVSKMFVVRVKPRDGNHTTFWAIVGPFVGLAVGMIVGYVLLKKRTRKI; this is translated from the exons ATGTTGGACCACAAGAGCAGGAAAGACTTACTTTGGATTGTACTCACTTTATCGTGTTTTTTCCGACAATTACCTG GTGATTGTGTTAACAATCCTTTACAACTTGACCCACCAAGTATTGTGGTGCGATTTGGGGACCCCGCATCAGTCAACTGTAACACGAATGTCACACATCATGGCATGGGCTGGGAGTCATCTCTGGACGGAGTGGATATGATGGACGATTTACAATCAATTACCTGGAATGTCGAAAACATTTCCCACTGGGACTTAAAGCCAATATGCTACATCACTGTGGATGTTCAATGTCAGAAAGAATTAATTATTACTATATACA AGCCTCCAGACCAGGTGTCCATCAGCTTTGGGGAACACACAGGGCCAATGATTGAAGGCAATCAGTACGAGCTCCAGTGTGAAGTTCAAAATGTTGCTCCTGTTCGCCTTCTCAATGTAAACTGGTACAAAGGACAACAGCTAGTGAAAACGGACAGCTTTACTAATGAGACCAAAACTCCAGTTAATGAAATAAGGACACTTCAGGTCTCCCCACAAAGAGGTGATGATGGAGTTCAGTATAGATGTGAGGCAGTGCTGGAACTGGGACCAGAAGGACCTCAACCACCACCCATAAATAAATCAGATCCTCTCACCATTACAGTACATT TTGGACCTGAGTTTTCAAACTGTAAAGATGATGAGCAACTGATGGAGGGGGAAAGTCTGGTGGGCTACTGTACTGCAACAGGAAATCCATTGCCTGTTTATTACTGGGAGAAAGATAAGAACATTGTTGACCGCAACACTCCACTTAATAGGACCTCAAATGGAAAATACAACATCATTATCAATGGCACAATTGTTAGGTCCGTGAACGTCGTTGTGAAGT atggACCAGAAATTTCATGTGAACCAATTTATACAGTCGAAGAGGACCATGATTTCAGGCCCAATTGCACAGTTGTAGGATTTCCAAAACCTGAACTGACATGGTATAAGGATAATATGGATATATTACAAATACCTCATAAAATGAGCAAGGAAGATTCAGGGCAATACTTTCTACAAGCAAGCAATGGCAACGCTACTGTTAATCATACACTAGAAGTAGAAGTTTTGT ATCCACCAACTGACATTGTAGAGCTGGAGAGTGCACAGGTATCTCGTGGCGAAGACGTGTATCTCAAATGCTCTTCTAAAGGCAATCCTCCGATCAGCTACATCTGGACCTATCATCAGACATCTAATGTGCAAGTCGTACACCAAGATGGCGTGTCCCTGCTACATATAAAACATGTTCGTGTAGAAAACATTGGAACATACAAGTGCACTGCCTACAACTATCTTAGAGAAAAAAGCCATACGGTCAGAGTTGATATTCAAG GTGCAAAAGCCAAATGTCCAATTTGGATCTCTCCGCAAGAGAGCGTGTTTCCCTACACATCTGCTAACGTGACGTTTACATGTCATTCATCTGTGCCTAATGCAAGTTTGAGTTGGGAATATTTAAACCAAACGTATCACGGGAGCACCTTGGACATTAACCCTACCTCGGTTGTTAATCTCCCGGCTTGGAATGTAAAGGCATCATGTTACGGACATTTCGTGAGATTTGACAATTGTACTAAAAATATCAGTGTTCGCATGTACA AGCTTCCAGACAAGATGTCCATCAGCCCTGTGAATCACACAGGGCCGATGATCGAAGGCCATAACTTTACACTCCGTTGTGACATTCTAAATGTTGCACCCATTCAGTCGCTCATTGTGAACTGGTACGAAGGAAAAGTCCTAGTGGAAAGTAAACGATTTCCCACAACACGGAATCCGGATAATAAAACCTTGACCCTCAATATTTCTCCAAGGAGAAACAGTGCTTCGTATACATGTGAAGCGAAGTTGGATTTTGGATCAAATTTGACCAAATTTGACAAGGTTTATTACAACGCAGAGGTTTATG CCATACCGGTTATAACGACAAAATTTCCAGCTCGGGTCCCGCTGTTTCGAGGCTATCCGGAGAAGCTCGTTTGTGAGGCCAGTGGTTTTCCAGAGCCCACTATCACATGGAGCTTCAACAATAAAACCAATTATGGAAACCAAACAGTTATAGACAGTCCCGGGGAATATACCTGCACTGCAAGCAATTCTGTTGGGACAGTCAAGAAAAAGGTCATTGTAGATATGAAAG AAGTCAGTTGTGACCTTGTGCTCATGCCTGCCGAACTGCTGGTGGAGTATGGTGATTCAGCCTCGGCCAATTGTTTGACTGCGACTCCAAGTGTTCACACCGGCATGGGCTGGGAGGCGTCACAGGGAGCAGTGGACATGATCGAAGATGTCCAGCTCGTCACCTGGAAGTTGGACAGCCTCGTGCACTGGGACATACAGCCTATCTGCTTCCTCAAAACGTCGGCATGGCAGTGTCAAACAAAACTCCCTGTAACTGTTTACA AGCTTCCAGACCGAGTGTCCGTCAGCACCGCGGGTCACAGAGGGCCAATGATTGAAGGCAAACCGTATGAACTCCAGTGTGACGTTTACAATATCGCTCCTGTTCACCTCCTCACTGTGAACTGGTACAAAGGACAACATCTGGTAGCCAAAACTTGGTTTTCTGACTCCACCAAAACGCCAGTGAACCAGTCCACTAGGTTCCAATTATCCCTCAGCAGAGCCGATGATGGCATTCGTTACAGGTGTGAGGCAGAGCTGAAACTGGGTTGGGTGAAAACGTCTTCTAAAATGGCATCACAGGTTCTCGGCCTTACTGTACATT ACAGTCCACAGGTCACCAGTGTAGTAGAGATCTTCAACGAGACAAGTGAAGATGGCATGTTGAATTGCACAGTGGAGGCAAATCCTCCTCCGAGTTATACATGGTCATCATCTCTGCAGAAGGAGTTTAATGTCGGCCATCCAGTGCTTCCCTTATCGTCTGTGGGTTCGGGGAACTACACTTGTACGGCATCAAATGAAATTGGCAGCGTCAGCAAAATGTTTGTTGTTCGAGTTAAACCTCGAG ACGGAAATCATACCACATTTTGGGCGATCGTTGGACCCTTTGTCGGACTGGCCGTGGGGATGATCGTCGGATACGTATTGCTCAAAAAGAGGACTAGGAAGATATGA